A window of the Desulfobacula toluolica Tol2 genome harbors these coding sequences:
- a CDS encoding methyl-accepting chemotaxis protein — MEKKSLKFKLITGGILVVLFPLIIIGFFSVNKASKALMETGKSGAKQVALDLAAMTDLFFEQEIKLAKSLAVEPLVIAAAQNVHENGSDNALTDLKALDQFFATVFKQTGSAYEFFFMADANGTAVSDNLGGVLRDKKLSLTNRDYFQAAKQGKTNIGAPDKSKVTGKPIVIVAVPLKTTSGQFAGIFGAVIKLDILSDKITRVKIGKTGYPFMVDKKGMTIIHPKKEFILEKNLKNIKEVESIILQMLSGKTGTDEYSYQGEDKVVGFAPVSITGWAIGVNQDKHELMATSVAMRNMTLIVGGTFLGVAIFVVLLFARNLVLPIIRISEGLNQGAEQVTNASSEVSSTSQSLADGSSQQAASIEETSSSMEEISSMTKKNAENARHADNLMKDANQVVTKANKSMKQLILSMEDISKASLETSKIIKTIDEIAFQTNLLALNAAVEAARAGEAGAGFAVVADEVRNLAIRAADAAKNTADMIEGTVKKVNEGSELVATTNDAFSRVTDSSGKVAELIAEITQASKEQSDGIEQVNINISEMDKVVQQNAANAEESAAAAEEMNAQAEQLKDYVRELVQLVNGTTKDRTSNFSLQQNRILVSKAESAFASQKRMPAVKTNEIRPNQVIPFDDEFKDF; from the coding sequence ATGGAAAAAAAAAGTCTTAAATTCAAACTTATAACCGGCGGTATTCTTGTTGTTCTTTTCCCTTTAATCATCATTGGTTTTTTCTCGGTGAACAAGGCTTCCAAGGCCCTGATGGAAACCGGCAAATCCGGGGCAAAACAGGTTGCACTGGATCTTGCCGCCATGACGGATCTCTTTTTTGAACAGGAAATCAAACTTGCCAAATCCCTTGCAGTTGAACCACTTGTCATCGCTGCCGCACAAAATGTCCATGAAAACGGAAGTGACAATGCCCTTACAGATCTAAAGGCCCTGGATCAATTTTTTGCCACCGTTTTTAAGCAGACTGGGAGCGCCTATGAATTTTTTTTCATGGCAGATGCAAATGGAACTGCCGTATCAGACAACTTGGGGGGTGTACTTCGGGACAAAAAATTATCCTTAACTAACAGGGATTATTTTCAAGCTGCCAAACAAGGAAAGACCAATATCGGCGCTCCTGACAAATCAAAAGTCACTGGAAAACCAATCGTCATAGTGGCGGTTCCATTAAAAACAACATCAGGACAATTTGCAGGTATTTTTGGAGCAGTAATCAAGCTGGATATTTTATCAGATAAAATTACCCGGGTGAAGATAGGTAAAACCGGCTATCCGTTCATGGTGGACAAAAAGGGAATGACAATTATTCATCCCAAAAAAGAGTTTATTCTTGAAAAAAATTTAAAAAATATCAAAGAGGTAGAATCCATTATTTTACAGATGCTAAGTGGAAAAACCGGGACAGATGAATATTCTTATCAAGGAGAGGATAAGGTAGTCGGTTTTGCACCGGTTTCCATCACAGGCTGGGCAATTGGTGTTAACCAGGACAAGCATGAATTAATGGCCACATCTGTTGCCATGAGAAACATGACCCTTATCGTGGGAGGGACCTTCCTTGGTGTCGCAATTTTTGTAGTACTCTTGTTTGCAAGAAACCTTGTTCTGCCCATCATCCGTATCAGTGAAGGGTTGAATCAGGGAGCAGAACAGGTGACCAATGCATCAAGCGAAGTGTCTTCCACCAGCCAGTCCCTTGCCGATGGATCGTCACAGCAGGCAGCTTCAATAGAAGAAACGTCTTCATCCATGGAAGAAATATCTTCCATGACAAAGAAAAATGCTGAAAATGCACGGCATGCGGATAATTTGATGAAGGATGCCAATCAGGTGGTAACCAAGGCCAACAAATCCATGAAACAACTGATTTTGTCTATGGAAGATATTTCCAAAGCAAGCCTGGAAACCTCAAAGATCATCAAAACCATTGATGAGATCGCTTTCCAGACAAACCTTCTGGCTTTAAATGCTGCGGTTGAAGCTGCCCGTGCAGGAGAAGCAGGTGCCGGTTTTGCCGTGGTGGCAGATGAAGTCAGAAACCTTGCCATAAGAGCGGCTGATGCAGCAAAAAACACCGCTGATATGATTGAGGGGACCGTTAAAAAAGTCAATGAAGGATCAGAATTAGTTGCCACCACAAACGATGCTTTCAGTCGGGTAACAGACAGCTCAGGCAAGGTTGCAGAACTGATTGCGGAAATTACCCAGGCGTCCAAAGAACAGTCTGATGGGATTGAACAGGTAAATATAAATATTTCGGAAATGGATAAAGTGGTCCAGCAGAATGCAGCCAATGCAGAAGAGTCAGCAGCAGCAGCCGAAGAGATGAACGCCCAGGCAGAACAGCTCAAAGACTATGTAAGAGAGCTTGTCCAGCTTGTCAACGGCACGACAAAAGACCGCACCTCAAATTTTTCTTTACAACAAAACCGTATCCTTGTTTCCAAAGCTGAATCTGCTTTTGCTTCTCAAAAAAGAATGCCGGCAGTAAAAACAAACGAAATCAGACCGAACCAGGTCATCCCTTTTGATGATGAATTTAAAGATTTTTAA
- a CDS encoding acyl-CoA thioesterase → MARIEIDMIKKFVFETEIAIRISNLNYGNHVGHDALISLMHEARVRFLCRFGFSETDIDGKGLILADLAVSYKSQSFYGDKLKFEIGTGDFNKYGCDIFYRATNAKTGNLVLLAKTGIVFIDRTQNKVTTIPEAFLSQFS, encoded by the coding sequence ATGGCACGCATTGAAATTGACATGATAAAAAAATTTGTTTTTGAAACTGAAATTGCCATCAGGATATCAAACCTGAATTACGGCAACCATGTGGGACATGATGCTCTTATCTCTCTGATGCATGAAGCAAGGGTTCGATTTTTGTGCCGTTTCGGCTTTTCTGAAACTGATATTGACGGGAAAGGATTAATTCTCGCAGACCTTGCAGTTTCCTATAAGTCACAATCGTTTTATGGCGACAAATTGAAGTTTGAAATAGGCACCGGTGACTTTAATAAATATGGATGTGATATATTTTATCGCGCAACAAACGCAAAAACCGGTAACCTGGTTCTACTGGCAAAAACAGGTATTGTGTTCATTGACCGTACTCAAAATAAAGTTACAACCATACCTGAAGCATTTTTATCTCAATTTTCATAG
- a CDS encoding dihydropteroate synthase — translation MKLIADNLRITKTDVQDALNVRDPRPVQDLVKLCAAKMAFAIDVNTGPLGKSPEEGMVFFIKAVESVTNLPLLIDTSNPAAMRAGVEAAHNRVIINGFSLEPQKIEKILPLAQEHDADIVGFLLYPDSRVPKDEAERFEVALELFERAEAAGVSKERIIIDPIVPPLAWEDGIVQARSVLNVIRTLPDLMGFPVRTIAGVSNLTTGAKDKAKKNLMEQAYVAMLAAAGLDYALLDILNGETVLAANAAAILAREDIFSWGMIPG, via the coding sequence ATGAAATTGATTGCAGATAATCTTAGAATTACAAAAACCGATGTCCAGGACGCGCTTAATGTCCGTGACCCAAGGCCTGTGCAGGATCTTGTCAAGCTATGTGCGGCAAAAATGGCCTTTGCCATTGATGTGAATACCGGACCTTTGGGCAAATCGCCTGAAGAGGGCATGGTGTTTTTTATTAAGGCGGTGGAGAGTGTAACAAACCTTCCTCTGCTCATTGACACCTCTAATCCTGCTGCAATGAGGGCAGGGGTTGAAGCTGCTCATAACCGGGTCATTATCAACGGATTTTCCCTTGAACCCCAAAAAATTGAGAAGATCTTACCTCTTGCACAAGAGCATGATGCGGATATTGTGGGATTTTTATTGTATCCTGACAGCCGGGTGCCCAAGGATGAGGCTGAGCGGTTTGAGGTCGCGCTTGAGCTGTTTGAACGGGCTGAAGCGGCCGGGGTGTCAAAAGAGCGGATCATTATTGATCCCATTGTGCCGCCTTTGGCATGGGAGGACGGGATTGTTCAGGCAAGATCGGTGCTGAATGTCATACGGACTTTGCCCGATCTTATGGGGTTCCCGGTTAGAACCATTGCCGGGGTTTCCAACCTTACCACGGGGGCAAAGGATAAAGCAAAAAAGAACCTTATGGAGCAAGCTTATGTGGCCATGCTGGCAGCGGCCGGCCTGGATTATGCCCTGCTGGATATATTGAACGGGGAAACTGTATTGGCTGCAAATGCTGCAGCCATTCTTGCCCGGGAAGATATTTTTTCCTGGGGCATGATTCCCGGTTAA
- a CDS encoding efflux RND transporter periplasmic adaptor subunit produces MKILKKLLIIIPVVCGIALFAVMKMNKKAPVRLENKERVQTVRVIPLEKMQVIPRITAYGYVEADRTWQAISEVSGKIVNVNQNLKRGYFIKKGEVLFKIDTTSYGLAETRGVADLMNVDARLKELEQSRKNTERLLAIEKKSLASAGQELKRKRGLFANEYISASDLEKEERTFLAHQTTVNNLQNTLDLIPSQKKALLAQKKSGESMVTERRLDVARTEIRAPFDCRLSVVNIELYQFAAAGTVLVEAESVDRAEIPVSLTPKSFMTLLPRKYEGTVGQLPDMETIRRAIGITARVRLPLDGREPIEWEGIFSRTSESMDLKTGAITIYITVDKPYENVIPGKRPPLVTNMYVEVELKGRSMPDRFVVPGSAIHDKKLYICTPENRLEIRPVNIEFYMADVAVLSQGLEAGETLVLADLVPAVEGMRLKPVLAQEVVTLLQQQAIGEAIQR; encoded by the coding sequence ATGAAAATCTTGAAAAAGCTGTTGATCATTATCCCTGTTGTCTGCGGGATTGCTTTGTTTGCCGTAATGAAAATGAATAAAAAAGCACCGGTCCGTCTTGAGAACAAAGAGAGGGTTCAGACCGTCCGGGTGATCCCTCTGGAAAAAATGCAAGTTATCCCGCGGATCACGGCCTATGGGTATGTTGAGGCAGACCGTACCTGGCAGGCAATTTCCGAGGTCAGCGGGAAAATTGTCAATGTGAACCAGAACCTGAAAAGAGGGTATTTTATAAAAAAAGGCGAGGTTTTGTTTAAAATTGACACCACCTCCTACGGCCTGGCAGAAACCCGGGGGGTGGCGGATCTGATGAACGTGGATGCAAGGCTCAAAGAGTTGGAGCAGTCCCGGAAAAACACGGAACGTCTTTTGGCCATTGAGAAAAAATCTCTTGCCAGTGCGGGCCAGGAGCTGAAACGCAAGCGCGGATTATTTGCAAATGAATATATCTCCGCGTCTGATCTTGAAAAGGAAGAAAGAACTTTTCTGGCCCACCAGACCACTGTTAACAACTTGCAGAATACCCTGGACCTGATCCCGTCGCAAAAAAAGGCGCTGCTGGCTCAGAAAAAATCGGGTGAATCCATGGTAACAGAACGCAGACTGGATGTTGCCAGGACTGAAATTCGGGCTCCTTTTGACTGCCGCCTGTCGGTTGTGAATATTGAACTTTACCAGTTTGCAGCCGCCGGAACCGTTCTGGTGGAAGCTGAAAGCGTTGACCGGGCGGAAATTCCTGTTTCCCTGACGCCAAAGAGTTTTATGACCCTTTTGCCCCGAAAATATGAGGGCACTGTTGGGCAGTTGCCGGATATGGAAACCATCCGACGGGCCATCGGCATTACCGCCAGGGTCAGACTTCCCCTGGACGGGCGGGAACCCATTGAGTGGGAAGGCATTTTTTCCAGGACAAGCGAATCCATGGATCTTAAGACCGGAGCCATTACCATCTATATCACTGTGGACAAACCTTATGAAAATGTGATTCCGGGCAAACGCCCGCCCCTGGTCACAAATATGTATGTGGAAGTTGAATTAAAAGGCAGATCCATGCCGGACCGGTTTGTAGTGCCCGGAAGTGCTATCCATGACAAAAAACTTTATATCTGTACCCCTGAAAATCGGCTTGAGATCCGGCCGGTGAACATTGAGTTTTATATGGCGGATGTGGCGGTTTTGTCGCAAGGACTTGAGGCTGGAGAGACGCTTGTGCTGGCGGATCTGGTGCCTGCAGTGGAAGGGATGCGGTTGAAACCTGTTTTGGCACAAGAGGTGGTGACGCTGTTGCAACAACAGGCCATTGGGGAGGCGATTCAGCGATGA
- a CDS encoding efflux RND transporter permease subunit has protein sequence MKAFKQVISYFCAHPTASNLLMLLFIALGAVSVTDLKRETFPDFSINAVEISVAYPGATADDVESSVCRRIEDAIDSVSNIAEIKSTAMENRASVVVEMAQDNDIIEFFNDIKTEVEAVNDFPVEVEDVIVKRVNRTDPVVSVAVTGPMSPLHLKFYCEDLKDRLKRLDRVSQVEILGFSDHEFLIEIPFYNMMRLGLSVSDIQGAVAAQNVDLPAGSLETRDSDILIRFSEERKTLHDLENLIVVSSRSGAEIRLGEIAKIFDRFMDDEDKILFDGKRAGLLQINKTKSEDALKIMDEVAAFLEEEQARAPSGVSFSVTQNVSKIVRDRLQMLIKNAVVGLILVFLAMLLFFPFGFSFWVAMGLPVSFFLTFFFMKHLGLSINMVSMVGLLIGLGLLMDDAIVIAENISAHLDKGKTIFNSTVDGICEVAAGVFSSFLTTVFIFGSLALSMAGDIGKVLYVIPVVLILTLCVSLVEAFLILPHHLSHSLSKRVPGLQKKTYRQKMDDGVNWLKEKFLGRIVDAAVNFRYLFIGLVIFVFIASVAMIAGGRLKTQAFPDIEGDVLQARVLFPQGTPLERTQFYVDQLVAAAQKMNDRLAPSQPGKADLVEHIGVLYNTNVDAGEKGAHVATISLDLLSAEKRFSTMDDIIGLWRTLAGDIPDAIAVAFKEPVIGPGGLPIEIRLKGDSLDELKQASTQLINWFYAYEGVSDLYDDLRPGKPEIQVKLKKGAKIRGFDAQIVSKQLRAAFYGATASEVIVGDDSYEVNIRMAGADRNSVSSLENFYLMDGKGERVPLNTVASITYSRGYSGIKRVDADRTVTITGDVDTRVANAADIIADTKARFLPQLKKQFPNIIIGLEGQEKEMKASMGGMVKALGIGVFGVFCLLSFQFRSYQEPLVIMITIPFAFIGVVWGHILMGLDISMPSIMGFVSLAGIVVNDSILLVGFIKLHTALGKSVGEAGKLASRERFRAVMLTSVTTIAGLLPLLSERSLQAQILIPLACSIVFGLLMSTLLVLVVVPCLYTIMADFNLVKPVSRTDFVQITAKD, from the coding sequence ATGAAAGCATTTAAACAGGTTATCTCCTATTTTTGCGCCCATCCCACGGCATCCAATCTTTTGATGCTGCTGTTTATCGCCCTGGGTGCCGTATCAGTCACTGATTTGAAACGGGAAACTTTTCCTGATTTTTCAATCAATGCGGTTGAAATTTCGGTGGCCTATCCAGGTGCCACAGCAGATGATGTTGAATCCTCTGTGTGCAGGCGCATTGAAGATGCCATTGACAGTGTGAGCAATATTGCCGAGATCAAGAGTACGGCCATGGAAAATCGGGCTTCCGTTGTGGTGGAAATGGCGCAAGACAATGATATTATTGAGTTTTTTAATGATATCAAAACCGAAGTTGAGGCTGTCAATGATTTCCCGGTCGAAGTGGAAGATGTGATTGTAAAAAGGGTTAACCGGACAGATCCGGTTGTGTCTGTGGCTGTAACCGGACCCATGAGTCCATTGCATTTGAAATTTTATTGTGAAGATTTAAAAGACCGGCTAAAGCGCCTTGACCGGGTCTCTCAGGTGGAGATCCTGGGATTTTCAGACCATGAATTTTTAATTGAGATCCCTTTTTATAACATGATGCGGCTGGGTCTTTCCGTGTCGGACATCCAGGGTGCTGTGGCCGCCCAGAATGTGGATCTGCCGGCCGGAAGCCTGGAAACACGGGATTCGGATATTTTGATCCGGTTTTCAGAAGAAAGAAAAACTTTGCATGACCTGGAAAATCTCATTGTGGTATCTTCGAGAAGCGGTGCTGAAATTCGTCTGGGGGAGATTGCAAAAATTTTTGACAGGTTTATGGATGATGAGGATAAGATCCTGTTTGACGGAAAACGGGCCGGACTTCTTCAGATCAACAAGACCAAGTCTGAAGACGCCTTGAAAATAATGGATGAGGTGGCGGCCTTTCTGGAGGAAGAGCAGGCTCGTGCCCCGTCCGGGGTTTCTTTTTCTGTTACCCAGAACGTGTCCAAGATTGTCCGGGACCGCCTTCAAATGCTGATCAAGAACGCTGTGGTCGGTTTGATTCTCGTGTTTTTAGCCATGCTGCTTTTTTTTCCGTTTGGGTTTTCCTTCTGGGTGGCCATGGGACTGCCGGTTTCGTTTTTCCTGACCTTTTTCTTTATGAAGCACCTGGGGCTTTCCATCAACATGGTCTCCATGGTCGGGCTGCTCATCGGCCTGGGGCTGCTCATGGATGATGCCATTGTAATTGCCGAGAATATTTCCGCCCACCTTGACAAAGGTAAAACTATTTTTAACTCCACGGTGGACGGTATCTGTGAAGTTGCGGCAGGTGTGTTTTCCTCTTTTTTAACCACGGTGTTTATTTTTGGATCTTTAGCCTTGAGTATGGCAGGAGATATTGGAAAGGTTCTTTATGTCATTCCAGTGGTGTTGATCCTGACTCTTTGTGTGAGTCTTGTGGAAGCCTTTTTGATTCTTCCCCATCACCTGTCACATTCTCTTTCAAAGCGGGTGCCGGGCTTGCAGAAAAAAACATACCGCCAAAAGATGGACGACGGGGTCAACTGGCTGAAGGAAAAGTTTCTGGGGCGGATTGTTGATGCGGCAGTAAATTTCAGGTATCTGTTCATCGGACTTGTGATCTTTGTCTTTATTGCTTCTGTTGCCATGATTGCGGGCGGGCGTTTGAAAACCCAGGCTTTTCCGGATATCGAAGGGGATGTGCTGCAGGCAAGGGTTCTTTTTCCCCAGGGAACTCCCCTTGAAAGAACGCAATTTTATGTGGACCAGCTGGTTGCTGCGGCCCAAAAGATGAATGACCGGCTTGCTCCTTCCCAGCCGGGCAAGGCAGATCTGGTGGAGCATATCGGCGTATTGTACAACACCAATGTGGATGCAGGGGAAAAGGGCGCTCATGTGGCAACGATATCCCTGGATCTGTTGAGCGCTGAAAAAAGATTCAGTACCATGGATGATATTATCGGTCTGTGGCGAACCCTGGCAGGGGATATCCCGGATGCCATTGCCGTCGCGTTCAAGGAGCCTGTTATAGGGCCGGGTGGGCTTCCCATTGAAATCCGGCTTAAGGGAGATAGCCTGGATGAATTAAAACAGGCCTCCACACAGCTGATCAACTGGTTTTATGCTTATGAGGGCGTGTCGGATCTGTATGATGATCTTCGGCCAGGCAAACCTGAAATTCAGGTAAAACTTAAAAAAGGCGCTAAAATCAGGGGTTTTGATGCCCAAATCGTTTCAAAACAATTGAGAGCCGCTTTTTATGGTGCCACGGCAAGCGAAGTGATTGTGGGGGATGACTCCTATGAAGTCAATATTCGCATGGCAGGTGCCGACCGGAACAGTGTGTCCAGTCTTGAAAATTTTTATCTCATGGACGGCAAAGGCGAACGGGTTCCTTTGAACACAGTGGCATCCATTACCTACAGCCGGGGCTATTCCGGGATCAAGCGGGTGGATGCTGACCGGACGGTTACGATAACAGGGGATGTGGACACCCGGGTGGCCAATGCAGCCGATATCATAGCTGATACAAAGGCCAGGTTTCTGCCGCAATTGAAAAAACAATTTCCCAATATTATTATCGGGCTTGAGGGCCAGGAAAAGGAGATGAAAGCGTCAATGGGCGGTATGGTAAAGGCGCTTGGTATCGGTGTTTTCGGGGTGTTTTGTTTGTTGAGTTTTCAGTTCAGATCCTACCAGGAACCCCTGGTGATAATGATTACCATTCCATTTGCCTTTATCGGTGTTGTCTGGGGTCATATTCTCATGGGACTTGATATCAGCATGCCCAGCATTATGGGGTTTGTGTCCCTGGCCGGTATTGTGGTGAATGATTCCATCCTTCTGGTGGGGTTTATCAAACTGCATACCGCTTTGGGTAAATCCGTGGGTGAGGCGGGAAAATTGGCTTCAAGAGAGCGGTTCAGGGCGGTGATGCTGACATCGGTTACCACCATAGCCGGGCTTTTACCACTTCTTTCTGAACGATCTTTACAGGCCCAGATACTGATTCCACTGGCCTGCTCCATTGTGTTCGGACTTTTGATGTCAACGTTGCTGGTGCTGGTGGTGGTGCCCTGCCTTTACACCATTATGGCGGATTTTAACCTGGTGAAACCGGTCTCCCGCACTGATTTTGTCCAGATCACCGCGAAGGACTGA
- a CDS encoding PAS domain-containing protein — translation MVDEIIKIEKSLGLPFLQAVLENSSACIILAEASSGKIIYINNAVRIFRGKTDAPLDNIALKEYVLSWKDLFPDGTPMKNEEMPLARAILNDEIISNEEVIVELDNGEYRWALASASPIKDENGTTVAGIVSWLDITDYKEKQIELQKTKDEIKTLKGLIPICSSCKKIRDDKGNWSQIEEYIRRHSEAEFSHGICKECIVKLYPDLDIYGK, via the coding sequence GTGGTTGATGAAATAATCAAAATTGAAAAATCCTTGGGGTTACCTTTTTTACAAGCTGTGCTGGAGAACTCATCAGCTTGTATAATTCTTGCAGAGGCATCATCAGGGAAAATTATTTACATTAATAATGCTGTTCGTATCTTTCGTGGAAAAACAGATGCACCATTAGATAATATCGCTTTGAAAGAATACGTCCTTTCATGGAAAGATTTGTTTCCTGATGGAACACCAATGAAAAATGAAGAAATGCCTCTTGCAAGGGCAATATTGAACGATGAAATTATTAGCAATGAAGAAGTCATAGTAGAGTTGGATAATGGAGAGTACCGCTGGGCTCTTGCTTCAGCTTCTCCCATAAAGGATGAGAATGGGACAACCGTTGCAGGAATTGTGTCATGGTTGGATATAACAGATTACAAAGAAAAACAGATAGAACTCCAAAAAACAAAAGATGAGATTAAAACTTTAAAAGGACTTATTCCAATCTGCTCATCCTGTAAAAAAATTCGTGATGATAAAGGAAATTGGAGTCAAATTGAGGAATATATACGGAGGCATTCAGAGGCCGAGTTTAGCCACGGTATATGTAAAGAATGTATTGTTAAACTCTATCCTGATTTAGATATCTATGGTAAATAA
- a CDS encoding ATP-binding protein — protein sequence MIFSNPGTLFGNLTLKALEKDDYVSSIRNKLLAEAFYLTGDIEKYGTGFIRIRKKLNELKTATCKISETGDFFRVELLDIRSGDLEGVSKTPGKTPGKMSGKTLVQILKILSREPHLTIPEIVKKIQKSDSATQRAIRKLCEAGFIDRVGSAKAGYWKVLVSQSEIDGNK from the coding sequence ATTATTTTTTCAAATCCGGGAACCTTGTTCGGCAATCTTACTCTCAAAGCCCTGGAAAAAGATGATTATGTTTCTTCCATCCGGAACAAGCTTCTGGCCGAAGCCTTTTACCTGACCGGGGATATTGAAAAATATGGAACCGGGTTTATCCGTATCAGGAAAAAACTCAACGAATTAAAGACGGCGACCTGCAAAATCAGTGAGACCGGGGATTTTTTCAGGGTCGAATTATTGGATATACGGTCAGGCGACCTGGAAGGAGTTTCCAAAACGCCGGGGAAAACGCCGGGGAAAATGTCGGGGAAAACGCTGGTGCAGATACTGAAAATTTTATCCAGAGAACCACACCTGACGATTCCTGAAATTGTCAAAAAGATCCAAAAGTCCGACTCAGCCACTCAGAGGGCCATTCGAAAATTGTGTGAAGCAGGGTTTATTGACCGGGTCGGATCTGCTAAAGCAGGGTATTGGAAAGTTCTGGTGAGTCAATCTGAAATTGATGGAAACAAATAA
- the cobT gene encoding nicotinate-nucleotide--dimethylbenzimidazole phosphoribosyltransferase: MKMVLTGLGKLEIDPAEQLTPPPEKGYVQTRVLCCAICRTDAKMWEQGHRDLVLPRVLGHEIVVADQTGQRFVVWPGKSCGTCTFCQTGRENLCQEMKITGFHTDGGFADHAVLPKDSLIPIPDDLAFHAACFAEPVGCVINAFEKLSVRQNDRILIYGSGTMGLITALYARHLGLVPQVLEKNETKIAHIAPFVAATGIACNKDTHESEFELVINTCGDFIAFCQGIAKVGKAGQICFFSGISKNEHIETNLLNLIHYKEAVVSGVYGMTRAHMKKAVPFMQAHEKELNLLIEAIVAPQKAPDLMAEVLSGKHLKYILDFSLASNSPTIKTPQKSHTPDLRLNELAPQSLCKKVIEQITPLPNHLLAAATAKIDEKTKPLGALGRIEDLAIQMSLIQDSLNPEIRRKNLFVFAGDHGICEEGVSAYPSEVTAQMVDNFLNGGAAINVLCRHHSIEMKVVDMGVIREFTPHPGLIIKKVANGTKNFAIENAMTRQQVIHALENGMTTFLDAYEQNPIDIVGVGEMGIGNTTPASAIICVITGLSPAQATGRGTGIDDKGLAHKTEVIERVLAFHTIDPSNGFEILQKIGGFEIAGIAGAILAAASKKTAVVLDGVISTAAGLVAYAINPSIRGYLISGHKSAEQSQKAALSHMDLVPLIDFNMRLGEGTGAAIAIDMAETACKIMTQMASFDEAQIARSSIK; encoded by the coding sequence ATGAAAATGGTGTTAACCGGCCTTGGCAAACTTGAAATCGACCCTGCCGAACAACTGACACCCCCCCCTGAAAAAGGGTATGTCCAAACCCGTGTCCTTTGCTGTGCCATCTGCCGTACCGATGCCAAAATGTGGGAACAGGGCCACAGGGATCTTGTTCTGCCAAGGGTTTTAGGGCATGAAATCGTGGTCGCGGATCAAACCGGTCAACGCTTTGTTGTCTGGCCCGGAAAAAGCTGTGGCACCTGCACCTTTTGTCAAACCGGCCGGGAAAACCTTTGCCAGGAGATGAAAATCACCGGGTTCCATACGGACGGCGGATTTGCCGACCATGCCGTCCTGCCAAAAGACAGCCTGATTCCCATCCCTGATGATCTGGCCTTCCATGCGGCCTGTTTTGCAGAGCCTGTCGGGTGCGTGATCAATGCCTTTGAAAAATTATCCGTCAGGCAAAATGACAGAATACTGATCTACGGGTCCGGCACCATGGGGCTGATCACAGCGCTTTATGCCCGGCATCTGGGGCTTGTGCCCCAAGTCCTTGAAAAAAATGAAACAAAAATAGCCCATATTGCCCCCTTTGTTGCAGCCACCGGCATTGCCTGCAACAAAGACACCCATGAGAGCGAATTTGAACTGGTGATCAATACCTGCGGGGATTTTATTGCCTTTTGCCAAGGCATTGCCAAGGTGGGCAAAGCCGGACAGATTTGCTTTTTCAGCGGAATTTCAAAAAATGAACATATTGAAACCAACCTGCTCAACCTGATTCATTACAAGGAGGCTGTGGTCTCAGGTGTCTACGGCATGACACGGGCTCATATGAAAAAAGCAGTGCCGTTCATGCAGGCCCATGAAAAAGAGCTGAATCTGCTGATAGAAGCCATTGTTGCCCCGCAAAAAGCGCCGGACCTCATGGCAGAGGTGCTGTCTGGAAAACACTTGAAATATATCCTTGATTTCAGCCTTGCATCAAACTCGCCAACCATTAAAACCCCGCAAAAAAGCCATACCCCGGACTTAAGGCTCAATGAGCTTGCACCCCAAAGCCTGTGCAAAAAAGTAATTGAACAAATCACCCCCCTGCCAAACCACCTGCTGGCAGCCGCCACCGCCAAAATAGATGAAAAAACAAAACCCCTGGGCGCACTGGGCCGTATCGAAGATCTGGCCATCCAAATGAGCCTGATCCAGGACAGTCTGAACCCTGAAATCAGGCGCAAAAATCTGTTTGTGTTTGCCGGGGATCACGGGATTTGCGAGGAAGGCGTATCCGCCTATCCTTCCGAGGTAACAGCCCAGATGGTGGACAACTTTTTAAACGGCGGTGCTGCCATCAATGTGTTGTGCCGTCACCACAGCATAGAGATGAAAGTGGTGGACATGGGCGTCATCCGTGAATTTACCCCCCATCCCGGACTGATCATTAAAAAAGTGGCCAACGGAACAAAAAACTTTGCCATTGAAAATGCCATGACACGCCAACAGGTGATCCATGCCCTGGAAAACGGCATGACAACCTTTCTTGACGCCTATGAACAAAACCCCATTGACATTGTAGGCGTCGGAGAAATGGGCATAGGCAACACCACACCTGCTTCCGCCATCATTTGTGTCATCACCGGGCTTTCACCAGCCCAGGCCACGGGAAGGGGAACCGGCATTGACGACAAGGGTCTTGCCCACAAAACAGAAGTCATTGAACGGGTTCTGGCCTTTCATACCATTGATCCGTCCAACGGGTTTGAGATCCTTCAAAAAATAGGCGGGTTTGAAATCGCGGGCATTGCCGGGGCAATTCTGGCTGCTGCCTCCAAAAAAACCGCAGTGGTTCTGGACGGGGTAATTTCAACGGCGGCAGGACTTGTGGCCTATGCCATCAACCCGAGCATCCGAGGTTATCTTATCTCCGGTCACAAATCTGCGGAACAGTCCCAGAAAGCGGCACTCTCCCACATGGACCTTGTCCCCCTGATTGATTTCAACATGCGGCTGGGAGAAGGCACAGGAGCTGCAATTGCCATTGACATGGCCGAGACAGCCTGTAAAATCATGACCCAGATGGCCTCCTTTGACGAGGCACAGATCGCGAGATCTTCCATCAAATAA